The following proteins are co-located in the Vidua macroura isolate BioBank_ID:100142 chromosome 1, ASM2450914v1, whole genome shotgun sequence genome:
- the XRCC2 gene encoding DNA repair protein XRCC2 isoform X1: MGDAFGGAESGTQLLARLEGRSSLKNLEPCLFAEEGSPVHGDVIEFHGSEGTGKTEMLYHLIARCIIPKAEGGLEVEVMFVDTDYHFDMLRLVTILENRLAQGTEEMIKQCLGRLFLVSCSSSTQLLLTLYSLENLFCAHPSLCVLLLDSLSAFYWIDRSNGGESLTLQEMNLKKCANFLEKLVTQHHLILFATTQTLMQKSANSAENFLPLKLPHETDTDYRPYLCKSWQQMVTHRMFFSKQCNSANSRGFTVVSCHLKRNQIVKRSFSVAECGVQF, from the exons TTTGAAGAATCTCGAACCTTGTCTGTTTGCTGAGGAAGGATCTCCTGTTCATG GAGATGTTATTGAATTCCATGGCTCAGAAGggacaggaaaaacagaaatgctttaTCACCTAATAGCCCGCTGCATCATTCCCAAAGCAGAAGGAGGACTGGAAGTAGAAGTCATGTTTGTTGACACCGATTACCATTTCGATATGCTCCGGCTGGTCACCATTCTTGAGAACAGACTGGCACAAGGGACAGAAGAAATGATAAAGCAGTGCCTGGGAAGGCTCTTCCTTGTGAGCTGCAGTAGTAGCACTCAGTTACTCCTCACTCTCTACTCTCTAGAAAACCTCTTTTGCGCTCACCCCTCgctctgtgttttgcttttagaCAGTTTATCAGCTTTCTATTGGATAGACAGAAGCAATGGAGGGGAGAGTCTTACCTTGCAGGAGATGAACCTGAAGAAATGTGCTAACTTCCTTGAAAAGCTTGTGACACAGCACCACTTGATCCTCTTTGCAACAACACAGACACTAATGCAGAAATCTGCAAACTCTGCAGAAAACTTTTTACCTTTAAAACTTCCACATGAAACCGATACAGACTACAGACCGTATCTCTGTAAATCATGGCAGCAAATGGTAACACACAGGATGTTTTTCTCTAAGCAGTGTAATTCTGCCAACAGCAGAGGTTTTACTGTAGTTTCTTGCCACCTCAAAAGAAACCAGATAGTAAAACGTTCATTTAGTGTTGCAGAATGTGGAGTTCAGTTTTAA